A single genomic interval of Aminobacter aminovorans harbors:
- a CDS encoding proton-translocating transhydrogenase family protein — translation MMEGLQKALDQLDQAVAAVRLGVQDLATSEGAAEAAGNAAHAVTGGAVDPFVFRFAIFVLAIFVGYYVVWSVTPALHTPLMAVTNAISSVIVVGALLAVGIAASGLATGFGFVALVLASVNIFGGFLVTQRMLAMYKKKDK, via the coding sequence ATGATGGAAGGTCTTCAGAAAGCCCTCGACCAACTCGACCAGGCGGTTGCCGCCGTCCGGCTCGGTGTCCAGGATCTCGCCACATCAGAAGGTGCGGCGGAAGCCGCCGGCAATGCGGCACATGCCGTCACTGGCGGTGCGGTCGACCCGTTCGTGTTCCGCTTCGCCATCTTCGTTTTGGCGATCTTCGTCGGCTATTACGTCGTCTGGTCGGTGACGCCTGCGCTGCACACGCCTTTGATGGCGGTGACCAACGCGATCTCCTCGGTCATCGTCGTCGGTGCGCTGCTGGCCGTCGGCATCGCCGCCTCCGGCCTTGCCACCGGCTTCGGCTTCGTTGCCCTGGTGCTGGCCTCGGTCAACATCTTCGGCGGCTTCCTCGTCACCCAGCGCATGCTGGCGATGTACAAGAAGAAGGACAAGTGA
- a CDS encoding ABC transporter ATP-binding protein, with protein MSATTQMGAAVDISRLSKIYKTREDDDVLALDKIDLKIEPGSFVAVVGPSGCGKSTLLSLLAGLTPASTGSIAIDGDGVSRPHPKTGVVFQSDLLLYWRTVLDNILLPIEIKKLDVAKYRARAEELLAQVGLEGFGNKYPSELSGGMRQRVAICRALIQEPGLLLMDEPFGALDALTREQMIMDLQSMWLRLRNTVLFITHGIDEAVFLADRVLVMSPRPGRVDLDLKIDLPRPRLWSKTHEDKEYHAYVRQIRAIFEAKGILVAH; from the coding sequence ATGAGTGCCACTACCCAGATGGGCGCGGCGGTCGACATTTCGCGGCTTTCCAAAATCTACAAGACACGCGAGGACGACGACGTCCTTGCTCTCGACAAGATCGATCTCAAGATCGAGCCCGGCAGCTTCGTTGCCGTCGTCGGACCCAGCGGTTGCGGCAAGAGCACGCTGCTCTCGCTTCTCGCGGGCCTGACGCCTGCCTCGACCGGCAGCATCGCCATCGACGGCGACGGCGTCAGCAGGCCGCACCCGAAGACCGGCGTGGTCTTCCAGTCCGATCTTCTGCTCTACTGGCGCACCGTGCTCGACAACATCTTGCTGCCGATCGAGATCAAGAAGCTCGACGTCGCCAAGTACCGTGCCCGCGCCGAGGAACTGCTTGCCCAGGTTGGGCTCGAAGGCTTCGGCAACAAATATCCCTCCGAGCTTTCCGGCGGCATGCGCCAGCGCGTGGCGATCTGCCGGGCGCTGATCCAGGAGCCGGGCCTGCTGCTGATGGACGAGCCCTTCGGCGCGCTCGACGCACTGACCCGTGAACAGATGATCATGGATTTGCAGTCGATGTGGCTGCGCCTGCGCAACACGGTGCTGTTCATCACTCACGGCATCGACGAGGCCGTGTTCCTCGCCGACCGCGTCCTGGTGATGTCGCCCCGTCCGGGCCGCGTCGACCTCGACCTCAAGATCGACCTGCCCAGGCCTCGTTTGTGGAGCAAGACCCACGAGGACAAGGAATACCACGCCTATGTCCGGCAGATCCGGGCGATCTTCGAAGCCAAGGGCATTCTCGTCGCCCACTAG
- a CDS encoding CobW family GTP-binding protein: protein MLPAAAATDDRIPVHVLTGFLGSGKTTFLRHLLGEPDLADTAVIINEFGEVGLDHLLVREVAEDAVLLSSGCLCCAVRDDLVSTLADLLAMVRRGEVAPFRRVVVETTGLADPAPIMQAVMSDIKLRRGYRAGSIVATVDGVSGATSIGSFAEAVQQVALADCVVITKSDLVEPWRLDALGQEVGKLNPQVRQLVSSRSSMPGTGDIFRYDEDWEPRHFEMADTPMAGRHSDGIETFAVQVDREVDWAAFVDWLELLLAGRGQSILRVKGLLAVKGDPRPVVIHGVQHVVYPPEYLPRWPQDTARGWLVFIARNLSRSAIERSLPSTFAAAN, encoded by the coding sequence ATGTTGCCTGCCGCTGCGGCGACCGACGACAGAATTCCGGTCCACGTGCTGACCGGCTTCCTCGGAAGCGGCAAGACGACTTTCCTGCGGCACCTTCTCGGCGAGCCGGATCTCGCTGATACGGCCGTGATCATCAACGAGTTCGGCGAAGTCGGGCTCGACCATCTGCTGGTGCGCGAGGTTGCCGAAGACGCCGTGCTGTTGTCTTCGGGCTGCCTGTGCTGCGCCGTGCGCGATGATCTCGTATCCACTCTGGCGGACCTTCTGGCGATGGTTCGTCGTGGCGAGGTGGCGCCGTTCCGCCGGGTCGTGGTGGAGACCACGGGCCTCGCCGACCCCGCGCCGATCATGCAGGCAGTGATGAGCGACATCAAGCTCCGTCGCGGCTATCGGGCGGGCAGTATCGTTGCCACCGTCGACGGCGTCAGCGGCGCCACCAGCATCGGCAGTTTTGCCGAGGCCGTACAGCAGGTTGCGCTCGCCGACTGCGTGGTGATCACCAAGTCTGACCTTGTCGAGCCATGGCGACTGGATGCGCTTGGCCAGGAGGTCGGCAAGTTGAACCCGCAGGTTCGCCAGCTTGTTTCCAGCCGCAGTTCCATGCCCGGCACCGGTGATATCTTCCGTTACGACGAGGACTGGGAACCGCGTCACTTCGAGATGGCCGACACGCCGATGGCGGGGCGGCACAGCGATGGCATCGAGACCTTTGCCGTCCAGGTCGACAGGGAGGTCGACTGGGCAGCCTTTGTCGACTGGCTCGAGCTGCTGCTTGCCGGCCGCGGTCAATCGATCCTGCGTGTCAAAGGGTTGCTGGCGGTCAAGGGCGATCCCCGGCCGGTGGTCATCCACGGTGTCCAGCACGTTGTCTACCCGCCCGAATATTTGCCGCGCTGGCCGCAGGATACGGCGCGCGGCTGGCTGGTGTTCATCGCGCGCAACCTGAGCCGAAGCGCGATTGAACGCTCATTGCCGAGCACCTTCGCCGCTGCGAACTGA
- a CDS encoding isochorismatase family protein, with amino-acid sequence MALDVLDYRKSALLVIDLQNAFIHEKGTLGVSGVDTKRLSAIVPPLAKLIKRCQDTGIPVIWTMQEHFAVDQNRAKKKLLGHTARRKQVSALAGSWDEQIIDELKPLADFDPAFVIRKHRFGAFYETRLEMMLKMLGTQHLFVTGATTNACVETSIREAYLRDLDVIAVDDCVSGVNAEWEATAKQVWKQYFCEIAHSSEVLDWIGEQVKPRVTNYGHQLIMVNDIDTSVAFYTNQLGFTIRPAKPLADGRPFTAFHQGIALIHGKASDHRQLDHIAFEVNDVRAMDARLKKAGVKYYTDLHDGPYGLTIYIADPDGTKVELYQVGASA; translated from the coding sequence ATGGCGCTCGACGTTCTCGATTATCGCAAGTCGGCACTGCTGGTCATCGACCTGCAGAACGCCTTCATCCACGAAAAGGGCACACTCGGTGTTTCCGGCGTCGACACCAAGCGCCTGTCGGCGATCGTGCCGCCGCTGGCCAAGCTGATCAAGCGCTGCCAGGACACCGGCATCCCGGTCATCTGGACGATGCAGGAGCACTTCGCGGTCGACCAGAACCGCGCTAAGAAGAAGCTGCTCGGCCATACAGCGCGCCGCAAGCAGGTGTCGGCGCTGGCCGGCAGCTGGGACGAGCAGATCATCGACGAGCTGAAGCCGCTGGCCGATTTCGATCCGGCCTTCGTCATCCGCAAGCACCGCTTCGGCGCCTTCTACGAGACGCGCCTCGAAATGATGCTGAAGATGCTCGGCACCCAGCACCTGTTTGTCACCGGTGCGACCACCAACGCCTGCGTCGAGACCTCGATCCGCGAGGCCTATCTGCGTGACCTCGACGTCATTGCCGTCGATGACTGCGTGTCGGGCGTCAATGCCGAATGGGAAGCCACTGCCAAGCAGGTCTGGAAGCAGTATTTCTGCGAGATCGCCCACTCGTCCGAGGTCCTCGACTGGATCGGCGAGCAGGTCAAGCCGCGTGTCACAAACTATGGCCACCAGCTGATCATGGTCAACGATATCGACACGTCGGTCGCCTTCTACACCAACCAGCTCGGCTTCACGATCCGTCCAGCCAAGCCGCTGGCCGACGGCCGTCCGTTCACGGCCTTCCACCAGGGCATTGCGCTGATCCACGGCAAGGCTTCGGACCACCGCCAGCTCGATCACATCGCCTTCGAGGTCAACGATGTGCGCGCCATGGATGCCAGGCTGAAGAAGGCCGGGGTCAAGTACTACACCGACCTGCATGATGGGCCCTATGGCCTGACCATCTACATCGCCGACCCCGACGGCACCAAGGTCGAGCTCTACCAGGTCGGCGCCTCGGCCTGA
- a CDS encoding GntR family transcriptional regulator — MRIDKTEDASNGGTETAKKERGHVHGHVLRYMRRGLMVGAFLPGQVMSLRKLAAGFGTSPMPVREVLSRLVAANALEETKGGSVRVPRLSPDKLSDLFAVREMLEGMAAELAAKRASPALISELAAINKQLLVAIEKRDILNCLSFNQKFHFTLYEAAASDVLMPLIESLWLQFGPTMYMSLLIPSMPWNASDHEDILAALKDGNAAAAKKGIVHDIRTTCKALLSVAGSQGIELPFAQGADLQFDY; from the coding sequence ATGCGGATAGACAAGACTGAGGACGCCAGCAACGGCGGCACCGAAACAGCCAAGAAGGAGCGCGGGCATGTCCACGGGCATGTGCTGCGTTACATGCGCCGCGGCTTGATGGTCGGTGCCTTCCTGCCCGGCCAGGTGATGAGCCTGCGCAAGCTGGCCGCCGGCTTCGGCACCAGTCCCATGCCGGTGCGCGAAGTGCTGAGCCGCCTGGTTGCGGCCAATGCGCTCGAGGAAACCAAGGGCGGTTCGGTGCGTGTGCCGCGGCTGAGTCCGGACAAGCTGAGCGACCTTTTTGCCGTGCGCGAGATGCTTGAGGGAATGGCCGCCGAGCTTGCCGCCAAGAGGGCGTCGCCGGCGCTGATCAGCGAACTCGCTGCGATCAACAAGCAGCTCCTGGTGGCGATCGAAAAGCGTGACATCCTCAACTGCCTTTCCTTCAACCAGAAATTCCATTTCACGCTCTATGAAGCGGCCGCGTCCGATGTGCTGATGCCGCTGATCGAGTCGCTGTGGCTGCAGTTCGGCCCGACAATGTACATGTCTTTGCTGATCCCCTCGATGCCATGGAACGCGTCGGACCATGAGGACATTCTTGCGGCGCTGAAAGACGGCAATGCCGCCGCTGCCAAGAAGGGCATCGTCCACGACATCCGCACCACCTGCAAGGCGCTGCTCAGCGTCGCCGGCTCGCAAGGCATCGAGCTGCCTTTCGCGCAGGGGGCGGATCTGCAATTCGATTACTGA
- a CDS encoding ABC transporter permease, producing MSRKKSRGPWLERYSALILAVVLLGAWQVLVPLSGLSEFVLPTPLAIATRIVNEIPLLATHAYVTLFEVVAGFAMAVLIGIPLALAIFYSRAFERAIYPILVALQTVPKVALAPLLVLYLGYGWAPKITLAFLISFFPIVISTVVGLQSLDKNLVNLVRSMGASEWQTFFKVRLPAALPNIFGGFKVAVSLAVIGAVIGEYVAAERGLGYLQLQANSLFDTTLNFATVVTISGLGVMLYFIIDTIEARVTYKRDAAK from the coding sequence ATGAGCAGGAAAAAATCACGTGGGCCATGGCTGGAACGCTATTCGGCGCTGATCCTGGCGGTTGTGCTGCTTGGCGCCTGGCAGGTGCTGGTCCCGCTTTCCGGGCTTTCGGAGTTCGTTCTGCCGACGCCGCTGGCAATCGCCACGCGGATCGTCAACGAGATCCCTCTGCTCGCCACCCACGCCTATGTCACGCTGTTCGAAGTCGTCGCAGGCTTTGCCATGGCCGTGCTGATCGGCATCCCGCTGGCGCTGGCGATCTTTTATTCCAGGGCTTTCGAGCGTGCGATCTACCCGATCCTGGTGGCACTGCAGACGGTGCCCAAGGTGGCGCTGGCGCCGCTGCTTGTGCTTTATCTCGGCTATGGCTGGGCGCCCAAGATCACGCTGGCCTTCCTGATCTCGTTCTTCCCGATCGTCATCTCGACGGTTGTCGGCCTGCAGTCGCTCGACAAGAACCTGGTCAACCTGGTCCGCTCGATGGGCGCCAGCGAATGGCAGACCTTCTTCAAGGTCCGTCTGCCGGCAGCTCTGCCCAACATCTTCGGCGGCTTCAAGGTTGCGGTGTCGCTGGCGGTCATCGGTGCAGTCATCGGCGAATATGTCGCTGCCGAACGTGGCCTCGGCTATCTGCAGCTTCAAGCCAACTCGCTGTTCGACACGACGCTCAACTTCGCCACCGTGGTGACGATTTCCGGGCTTGGCGTGATGCTTTACTTCATCATCGACACCATCGAAGCCCGCGTCACCTATAAGCGCGACGCCGCCAAGTAG
- a CDS encoding resolvase translates to MTSEVSDHLDLAGRISLTPARLPVREAVARIVAGKATIRQERLSGIHNPWGHCIGLTDPWSFLDLCESDVVIDAAKKVIGPDVILWDSELFPEAGRYGEFVAEGGEGRYWPVTPLAGVVVLVAVGREELEAKAIGLGEIDPDALSGFEASEPLFVVRLMPATSRFDRDTNHPANRACMEEQVLVNYSNRPLWLLSGTDRANNDLVSGFAPAVPVWASGAMPSEREEK, encoded by the coding sequence ATGACCTCAGAGGTCTCCGATCATCTCGACCTGGCTGGTCGTATTTCGCTGACACCGGCGCGTCTGCCGGTACGCGAGGCGGTGGCCAGGATCGTCGCCGGCAAGGCGACGATCCGCCAGGAGAGGCTGTCGGGGATCCACAATCCATGGGGCCACTGCATCGGCCTGACCGATCCGTGGAGCTTTCTCGACCTGTGCGAGAGCGATGTCGTGATCGATGCCGCGAAGAAGGTCATCGGGCCCGATGTCATCCTCTGGGACAGCGAGCTTTTTCCCGAGGCAGGCCGCTATGGTGAGTTTGTCGCCGAGGGCGGCGAAGGCCGCTATTGGCCGGTGACGCCGCTGGCAGGCGTCGTGGTGCTGGTGGCCGTCGGCAGGGAAGAGCTGGAGGCGAAAGCCATTGGGCTGGGGGAGATCGATCCTGATGCACTTAGCGGTTTCGAGGCGTCGGAACCACTCTTCGTCGTCAGGCTGATGCCGGCGACGAGCCGGTTTGACCGCGATACGAACCATCCGGCCAACCGTGCCTGCATGGAAGAGCAGGTGCTGGTCAATTACTCGAACCGCCCGCTGTGGCTGCTCTCGGGCACCGACCGGGCCAACAACGATCTGGTTTCGGGCTTTGCGCCGGCCGTGCCCGTATGGGCCTCCGGCGCGATGCCCAGCGAAAGAGAGGAGAAATAA
- a CDS encoding ABC transporter substrate-binding protein: MLYATGLIRGTALIATAAVATVLASHSAMAEDVNVRFSWKLKGEYGFFYLGEKKGLYKDAGVTLKLGEGAGSQAALGSLIQGQEDAVILPGIFAISAIQKGMPVKIIALYQPESPIALISHPDKAVTTPKDLEGKTIAHAVGETGTSYLGAFCEINQIDCSKVSKVQMDSQSRVPQFLQKQVDVVSVYKTNDLPVLEDKTGTKFPTLDLTEFGLAVPGMAVVASDDGIAKKGPALRSFLAANAKAIEMTKADPAAATAALKAVWQAGPSDKVVQQQIEATSASIHSPAGTPIGHIDEKAIADAIKLIGSVEEIGDAKPMSSFYTNELLTQ; the protein is encoded by the coding sequence ATGTTGTACGCCACAGGTCTCATTCGCGGCACGGCGCTCATCGCCACGGCTGCTGTCGCCACCGTTCTTGCCAGTCACAGCGCCATGGCGGAAGACGTCAACGTCCGCTTCAGCTGGAAGCTGAAGGGCGAGTATGGCTTCTTCTATCTCGGTGAGAAGAAGGGTCTCTACAAGGATGCCGGCGTGACGCTGAAGCTCGGCGAAGGCGCCGGCTCGCAGGCGGCACTCGGTTCGCTGATCCAGGGCCAGGAAGACGCCGTCATTCTGCCCGGCATCTTTGCCATCTCGGCGATCCAGAAGGGCATGCCGGTCAAGATTATCGCGCTCTACCAGCCGGAGTCGCCGATCGCGCTGATCTCGCATCCTGACAAGGCGGTGACGACCCCGAAGGATCTCGAAGGCAAGACCATTGCGCACGCCGTCGGCGAGACAGGCACTTCCTATCTCGGCGCCTTCTGCGAGATCAACCAGATCGATTGCAGCAAGGTTTCCAAGGTCCAGATGGACTCGCAATCGCGCGTGCCGCAGTTCCTGCAGAAGCAGGTCGACGTCGTTAGCGTCTACAAGACCAACGATCTGCCCGTACTCGAAGACAAGACCGGCACCAAGTTCCCGACCCTTGACCTGACCGAATTCGGCCTGGCAGTGCCGGGCATGGCGGTTGTCGCCAGCGATGATGGCATCGCCAAGAAGGGCCCGGCTCTCCGGAGCTTCCTCGCCGCCAACGCCAAGGCGATCGAGATGACGAAAGCCGATCCGGCTGCCGCCACTGCAGCGCTCAAGGCCGTCTGGCAGGCGGGTCCGTCCGACAAGGTGGTGCAACAGCAGATCGAGGCAACCTCGGCATCGATCCATTCGCCAGCCGGCACACCGATCGGCCACATCGATGAGAAGGCGATTGCCGACGCCATCAAGCTGATCGGCAGCGTCGAGGAAATCGGCGACGCCAAGCCGATGTCGTCCTTTTATACCAATGAACTTCTGACGCAGTGA
- a CDS encoding cytosine deaminase, whose protein sequence is MTAQLVLREQLADGARMSRYVLRNVRLNSAVTNWSAMDAAGFFLADLTVEHGRILATTPARSQPTETIDNGLFSIDVGGRVALPTFVDCHTHLDKGHILPRTPAANGTFDGALAATRADRTANWSAGDVFKRMDFALRSAFHHGTSAIRTHVDSQPPQDAISWPVFSELRQHWRGRIDLQASCLFPIDMARDDTLLDGMTRRVAAAGGTLGAVAYPAPDIDHLLDRMFAAAVRNGLDLDFHADETSDPTADALRRIAEAKLRASFAGKVLVGHCCSLAVQDEAIVDATLDTVATASVAVVALPTCNLYLQDRRNGATPRWRGVTLLHEMKKRGIAVALASDNTRDPFHSYGDLDMLDTFRLGTRVLHLDHPSGDWIRAVTTTPAEVMGLGAKGGIAEGQPADFILYEGRSWSEVLSRAESNRIVIRNGTPISTSLPSYAELDGLEGLALG, encoded by the coding sequence ATGACTGCACAGCTTGTATTGCGCGAACAGCTCGCCGACGGCGCAAGGATGAGCCGGTACGTGCTGCGCAACGTGCGTCTCAACAGTGCGGTGACAAACTGGAGTGCCATGGATGCCGCAGGGTTCTTTCTTGCTGACCTGACTGTAGAGCACGGCAGGATATTGGCAACAACTCCCGCGCGCAGCCAACCCACTGAAACAATTGACAACGGCCTGTTTTCCATAGACGTAGGCGGTCGCGTCGCCCTGCCCACCTTCGTCGACTGCCACACCCATCTGGACAAGGGCCATATCCTGCCGCGCACGCCGGCGGCGAACGGGACATTCGACGGCGCACTGGCGGCAACACGCGCCGACCGGACCGCCAACTGGTCTGCCGGGGATGTCTTCAAGCGCATGGACTTCGCCTTGCGCTCGGCTTTCCACCACGGCACCTCGGCGATACGCACCCACGTCGACTCGCAGCCGCCGCAGGACGCCATTTCCTGGCCGGTGTTCTCTGAACTCCGGCAGCATTGGCGCGGTCGCATCGACTTGCAGGCCTCCTGCCTGTTTCCCATCGACATGGCCCGCGACGACACCTTGCTCGATGGCATGACCAGGCGGGTGGCTGCCGCCGGCGGTACGCTTGGGGCGGTTGCCTATCCTGCACCCGACATCGACCACCTGCTCGACCGCATGTTTGCTGCCGCGGTCAGGAATGGCCTGGATCTCGACTTCCACGCCGACGAGACCTCCGACCCAACAGCCGACGCGCTTCGGCGCATCGCCGAGGCCAAGCTACGCGCATCATTTGCCGGCAAGGTGCTGGTCGGACATTGCTGTTCACTGGCGGTGCAGGATGAGGCAATCGTCGATGCAACGCTGGACACGGTCGCGACCGCGAGCGTTGCCGTCGTGGCGCTGCCGACCTGCAACCTCTATCTGCAGGACCGCCGCAATGGCGCGACCCCGAGATGGCGCGGCGTGACCTTGCTGCACGAGATGAAAAAGCGCGGCATCGCGGTGGCGCTCGCCTCCGACAACACGCGCGACCCGTTCCATTCCTACGGCGATCTCGACATGCTCGACACGTTCCGCCTCGGCACGCGCGTACTACATCTCGACCACCCGAGTGGCGACTGGATCAGGGCCGTGACCACGACCCCGGCCGAGGTCATGGGTCTCGGAGCCAAGGGCGGCATCGCCGAGGGGCAGCCCGCTGATTTCATTCTCTATGAAGGCCGCAGCTGGTCGGAGGTGCTTTCGCGCGCGGAGAGCAACCGCATCGTCATCCGCAATGGGACACCGATTTCGACCTCACTGCCTTCCTACGCCGAACTCGACGGGCTTGAAGGCCTGGCGCTCGGCTGA
- a CDS encoding Re/Si-specific NAD(P)(+) transhydrogenase subunit alpha — translation MSGTIFIPRELDEIESRVGASPDTVKRLVGLGFEVVVETGAGTLSRIPDADYAAVGAVIGKAGDASKADVVLKVRRPSEAEVKGYKPGAAVLATMDPYGNEAGVAAMAKAGVTAFAMEFMPRITRAQVMDVLSSQANLAGYQAVIDGASEYDRALPMMMTAAGTVPAAKVFIMGVGVAGLQAIATARRMGAIVTATDVRPAVKEQVASLGAKFLAVEDEEFKAAETAGGYAKEMSKEYQAKQAALTAEHIAKQDIVITTALIPGRPAPKLVSAAMVASMKPGSVLVDLAVERGGNVEGAQAGKVVTTANGVKIVGHLNVPGRVAASASLLYAKNLFAFLETMVDKTAKQIVINRDDELVKATMLTDGGKIVHPNFANAAAAAAVDKPKPVVAGQNRGDDPATDSAAPAKAEPKKPAEAKADKPAAKKPAAKKSVEKKPVEKAAAQKSSKQGDA, via the coding sequence ATGTCCGGGACGATATTCATACCCAGAGAGCTTGATGAGATTGAGAGCCGTGTGGGGGCTTCACCGGATACGGTGAAACGCCTTGTGGGTCTTGGTTTTGAGGTTGTTGTCGAGACGGGTGCCGGCACCTTGTCGCGCATTCCCGACGCCGATTATGCGGCGGTGGGGGCTGTCATCGGCAAAGCCGGCGATGCCTCGAAAGCCGATGTCGTGCTGAAGGTGCGCCGTCCCTCGGAGGCCGAGGTCAAGGGCTACAAGCCAGGGGCTGCGGTGCTTGCCACCATGGATCCTTATGGCAACGAGGCCGGTGTGGCGGCGATGGCCAAGGCCGGGGTGACGGCGTTTGCCATGGAGTTCATGCCGCGCATCACCCGAGCCCAGGTGATGGACGTTCTGTCGTCGCAGGCAAATCTCGCCGGCTATCAGGCGGTCATCGACGGTGCTTCGGAATATGACCGGGCGCTGCCGATGATGATGACGGCAGCCGGTACTGTTCCTGCGGCCAAAGTGTTCATCATGGGCGTCGGCGTTGCCGGCCTGCAGGCGATCGCCACCGCACGCCGCATGGGCGCGATCGTCACGGCCACCGACGTGCGTCCGGCGGTCAAGGAACAGGTCGCCTCGCTCGGCGCAAAGTTCCTCGCCGTCGAGGACGAGGAGTTCAAGGCAGCGGAGACCGCCGGCGGCTACGCCAAGGAGATGTCCAAGGAGTATCAGGCCAAGCAGGCGGCACTGACCGCCGAGCACATCGCCAAGCAGGACATCGTCATCACCACCGCCCTGATCCCGGGCCGTCCGGCGCCGAAGCTGGTGTCGGCGGCAATGGTCGCCTCGATGAAGCCGGGCTCGGTGCTTGTCGACCTTGCTGTCGAGCGCGGCGGCAATGTCGAGGGTGCGCAAGCCGGCAAGGTGGTGACGACCGCCAATGGCGTGAAGATCGTCGGCCATCTCAACGTGCCGGGCCGGGTCGCTGCGTCCGCCTCGCTGCTTTATGCCAAGAACCTGTTCGCCTTCCTCGAGACCATGGTCGACAAGACAGCAAAGCAGATCGTCATCAATCGCGACGACGAACTGGTCAAGGCCACCATGCTGACCGACGGCGGCAAGATCGTTCACCCCAACTTCGCCAATGCGGCGGCTGCAGCTGCAGTGGACAAGCCAAAGCCTGTTGTGGCCGGCCAGAACCGTGGCGACGACCCGGCGACCGATAGCGCAGCACCTGCCAAGGCTGAGCCGAAGAAGCCGGCCGAAGCCAAAGCGGACAAACCGGCCGCCAAGAAACCAGCCGCCAAGAAATCGGTCGAGAAGAAACCGGTCGAGAAGGCCGCGGCCCAGAAGTCGTCCAAGCAGGGAGACGCATGA
- a CDS encoding 2-hydroxymuconate tautomerase, whose amino-acid sequence MPFVVVEMWEGRTVEQKRNLVKAITKAMVEEAACKPDHLHVVIHETPKDSWGRGGVLGIDMVEHK is encoded by the coding sequence ATGCCGTTCGTCGTCGTAGAGATGTGGGAGGGGCGCACTGTCGAGCAGAAGCGCAACCTCGTGAAAGCCATTACCAAGGCCATGGTCGAGGAAGCCGCCTGCAAGCCTGATCACCTGCATGTGGTGATCCATGAGACGCCCAAGGACAGCTGGGGTCGCGGCGGCGTGCTCGGCATCGACATGGTGGAGCACAAGTGA
- a CDS encoding RidA family protein, with protein sequence MVGKVEQNLARLGISLPATVAPAANYVPARRLGNQVYVSGQVPAEGGKDKFTGKLGSDFTVEEGQAAARLCAVNILAQLKQALDGDLDRVVGVIRLGGFVNAEPDFRDHPKVINGASDLMVEVFGEAGRHARAAVGCYSLPRNVPVEVDAIFEVN encoded by the coding sequence ATGGTGGGAAAAGTTGAACAGAACCTTGCTCGCCTGGGCATCAGCCTGCCGGCGACCGTTGCGCCAGCTGCCAACTACGTGCCGGCCCGCCGGCTGGGCAACCAGGTCTATGTCTCGGGCCAGGTTCCAGCCGAAGGCGGCAAGGACAAGTTCACCGGCAAGCTCGGGTCCGATTTCACCGTCGAGGAGGGCCAGGCCGCGGCGCGGCTCTGCGCCGTCAACATCCTGGCACAGCTCAAGCAGGCGCTGGACGGCGATCTCGACCGCGTTGTAGGGGTCATACGTCTTGGCGGCTTCGTCAATGCCGAGCCTGACTTCAGGGATCATCCCAAGGTCATCAACGGTGCCTCCGACCTGATGGTCGAGGTGTTCGGCGAGGCTGGCCGTCATGCCCGTGCCGCCGTCGGTTGCTACTCGCTGCCGCGCAATGTGCCGGTCGAAGTGGACGCGATCTTCGAGGTCAACTGA